The following coding sequences are from one Ornithodoros turicata isolate Travis chromosome 1, ASM3712646v1, whole genome shotgun sequence window:
- the LOC135377420 gene encoding eukaryotic translation initiation factor 3 subunit A-like, translated as MPTYFQRPENALKRAREFIDVGKKHRALDALYDVIKSRKHRTWQKVHEPIMQQYLELCVELKKSHVAKEGLFQYRNICQQVNIKSLEDVVRGYLDLAEEKTEAAREESQQAVVDIDDLDNVQTPESLLLSAVSSEDTQDRTDRVVLTPWVKFLWESYRQCLELLRNNSRVERLYHDIAQQAFKFCLKYNRKTEFRKLCDHLRTHLGHIHRHQSQQTAVNLNNPDSQAMHLETRLVQLDSAIQMELWQEAYKATEDIHGLMTLSKKSPKPQLMANYYQKLALVFWKAGNHLFHASALFRYFHLAKDLKKNITSEEIQKMASRVVLATLAVPMPPNRPEIDRLVETDENVIDKNQRLLATLLGLTGPPTRASLVKDLVRLGVVGLAPTQLQDLYRWLEVDFHPLKLCGRVTQCFDFINKWEECSELRVYVSALQDITVMRLLKEVSQVYETIEFSRLLELAPFATAFYLENMVVEAVRRNDLQVRIDHSRHCLHFGSELSVSQREEVIEGPHLQGMPSEQIRCQLVKLYSVLQRSVHLIRPEQIKESTKELKMHIIDAYRLVFKKEHKKILERQQIIEARKELLETLTIQREEEERKQIEERQQKLREAEEERIVREAEERAKQRSQREQDEMKKKVVLEKIELLRKTDIGARIFEGLEEKELERLDPEEILNRQVEQLDRERKEMQMKLKKQERKVDYMERAKRIEEIPLLQEAYEKFKVEDEKFWQQKEEERIKLLIQERELALQHKKRMLRMKEDKENFLNKLTADRYSVYKEKRRVFEKHLEEERTQRLAERKAARKESRREKYVTEKEEAERNQLLEEQRRAEQERLAKLKDMEAIKLAREREIEEKQRRMEEEEKMNVEGERKREIRTEEMNWRKRDSEPERKNEPWRPTRARDNRDADRDGPRRGRDDDKEPPKERPWGRDRDTEKESRIEEDNWRQHKADDVRPSPRAPESRWRKDREDGEREERHDSERGSWRSAGARRGGDRGGERGGDRGGGGMWRRDDRDREFDGKGRDFDRGPPRGRDIGDERGPRGGRDMGSKWGSRDAPRGGGAAPGGTSWRKDDSRPPPRKDDCFSVSWRDKEDRSSKPQDEADEEGWKTAR; from the exons ATGCCAACGTATTTTCAACGCCCTGAAAATGCCCTTAAAAGAGCTCGTG AATTCATCGATGTTGGCAAAAAGCACCGTGCCCTTGATGCCTTGTACGATGTCATCAAGAGTCGGAAACATAGGACATGGCAAAAGGTCCATGAGCCTATTATGCAACAGTACTTGGAACTCTGTGTGGAGTTGAAAAAGAGCCATGTTGCCAAAGAAGGCCTGTTCCAGTACCGTAACATATGCCAACAG GTGAACATCAAATCCCTGGAAGATGTGGTACGCGGGTATCTCGATCTTGCCGAGGAAAAGACCGAAGCGGCCCGAGAAGAGTCGCAACAGGCAGTGGTCGACATCGATGATCTTGACAACGTGCAGACACCTGAGAG TCTCTTGCTGAGTGCTGTAAGCAGTGAAGACACGCAAGATCGAACTGACCGGGTAGTACTGACCCCGTGGGTGAAGTTCTTGTGGGAGTCTTACCGCCAGTGCCTCGAGCTTTTGCGAAACAACTCTCGCGTGGAGCGCCTGTACCACGACATTGCTCAGCAGGCGTTCAAGTTTTGCCTAAAGTACAATCGCAAAACTGAATTCCGGAAGCTCTGTGACCAC CTGAGAACGCATTTGGGTCACATCCATCGTCACCAGAGTCAGCAGACGGCCGTCAACCTCAACAACCCCGACAGCCAGGCCATGCATCTGGAGACCAGACTCGTCCAGTTGGACAGTGCCATTCAGATGGAGTTGTGGCAG GAAGCCTACAAAGCAACCGAGGACATTCACGGCTTGATGACCCTTTCCAAGAAGTCCCCAAAGCCTCAGCTGATGGCAAACTATTACCAGAAACTAGCATTAGTGTTTTGGAAAGCTGGGAACCACTTGTTCCACGCGTCAGCCCTCTTCCGTTACTTCCACTTAGCGAAGGACCTCAAGAAGAACATCACTTCCGAAGAGATTCAGAAGATGGCATCTCGCGTGGTGCTAGCCACCCTTGCCGTTCCCATGCCTCCAAACAGACCCGAAATTGACAGGCTTGTAGAGACGGACGAGAACGTGATCGACAAGAACCAACGCCTTTTGGCAACTCTTCTGGGGCTCACTGGGCCCCCGACTCGTGCCTCCCTTGTCAAGGACCTG GTCCGACTGGGAGTTGTGGGCCTTGCGCCTACCCAGCTGCAAGACCTTTATCGCTGGTTGGAAGTTGACTTCCACCCCCTCAAGCTCTGTGGCCGCGTGACACAGTGCTTCGACTTCATCAACAAATGGGAGGAATGCTCCGAGCTTCGCGTATACGTTTCGGCCCTGCAAGACATCACCGTCATGCGGCTTCTCAAAGAG GTTTCGCAAGTCTACGAGACCATTGAGTTTTCCCGCCTCTTGGAGTTGGCCCCGTTTGCTACCGCCTTCTACCTGGAGAACATGGTGGTAGAGGCCGTGAGGCGAAATGACCTCCAGGTGCGCATTGACCACAGCCGCCACTGCCTCCACTTTGGCTCTGAACTGAGCGTCTCCCAACGCGAGGAAGTCATTGAAGGCCCTCACCTACAAGGAATGCCCAGCGAACAAATTCGCTGCCAGCTGGTCAAGTTGTATTCTGTTCTCCAGCGATCTGTACATTTGATTCGACCAGAGCAGATAAAG GAATCGACGAAAGAGCTCAAGATGCACATCATAGATGCCTACAGGCTGGTGTTCAAGAAAGAGCACAAGAAAATACTGGAGCGCCAGCAGATCATTGAGGCTCGCAAGGAACTTCTGGAAACCTTGACCATCCAGAGG gaggaagaagaaaggaaacagATTGAAGAAAGACAGCAGAAGCTGCGGGAGGCAGAAGAAGAACGTATTGTCCGAGAGGCAGAAGAACGTGCCAAGCAACGTAGCCAGCGTGAGCAGGACGAGATGAAGAAAAAGGTGGTCCTGGAAAAGATCGAGCTGCTCCGCAAGACAGACATAGGAGCGCGGATCTTTGAGGGGCTCGAAGAGAAGGAGCTAGAGCGGCTCGATCCGGAAGAGATTTTGAACCGCCAAGTGGAACAGCTGGATCGCGAACGCAAGGAGATGCAGATGAAGCTGAAAAAGCAGGAGCGTAAAGTGGATTACATGGAGCGAGCGAAGAGGATCGAGGAGATTCCGCTGCTCCAGGAAGCCTACGAGAAGTTCAAGGTGGAGGACGAGAAGTTCTGGCAGCAGAAAGAAGAAGAGCGGATCAAGCTGCTCATCCAGGAGCGCGAGCTGGCGCTCCAGCACAAGAAACGCATGTTGCGCATGAAGGAAGACAAGGAGAACTTCCTCAACAAACTCACCGCCGACCGTTACTCCGTCTACAAG GAGAAACGGCGCGTGTTTGAAAAGCATCTCGAAGAGGAGCGGACGCAGAGACTCGCCGAGCGCAAGGCAGCTCGTAAGGAATCCCGTCGCGAGAAGTACGTCACCGAGAAAGAAGAGGCGGAGCGTAACCAGCTGCTCGAGGAACAAAGGCGTG CTGAGCAGGAACGTTTGGCAAAGCTCAAGGACATGGAAGCAATCAAGCTGGCTCGCGAACGAGAGATCGAAGAGAAACAGCGTAgaatggaggaggaggaaaaaatGAATGTAGAAGGGGAGAGAAAACGAGAAATTCGAACTGAAGAAATGAACTGGCGCAAACG TGATAGTGAACCGGAGCGCAAGAACGAACCTTGGAGACCAA CTCGCGCAAGGGATAATCGTGATGCAGACCGTGATGGACCTCGTCGAGGCAGAGACGATGACAAGGAACCGCCAAAAGAACGGCCATGGGGGCGCGACCGTGATACTGAAAAGGAGTCTCGCATCGAAGAAGACAACTGGAGACAACACAAGGCTGATGATG TTCGGCCATCACCACGAGCACCAGAGTCCCGGTGGCGGAAGGATCGCGAAGATGGAGAGCGCGAGGAACGGCACGATTCTGAACGCGGCTCCTGGCGCAGTGCCGGGGCAAGGCGTGGGGGAGATCGTGGTGGGGAAAGAGGCGGAgatcgaggaggaggaggcatGTGGCGCCGAGACGACCGGGACAGAGAATTTGACGGCAAGGGCCGCGACTTTGATCGTGGCCCCCCACGCGGCAGAGACATCGGGGACGAGAGAGGACCTCGTGGCGGCAGAGACATGGGAAGCAAGTGGGGAAGCAGGGACGCCCCCCGCGGTGGTGGTGCGGCGCCGGGAGGAACTTCCTGGAGGAAAGATGACAGCCGGCCTCCCCCTCGGAAAG ATGACTGCTTCTCAGTCTCTTGGCGTGACAAGGAGGACCGTTCAAGCAAACCTCAAGATGAGGCTGACGAAGAGGGCTGGAAGACTGCCCGTTAG